A single region of the Spirosoma linguale DSM 74 genome encodes:
- a CDS encoding hypothetical protein (KEGG: pat:Patl_2873 hypothetical protein) has translation MKQKDMYKETGNTRRTAKFRWLLASLCVWLLCAWIAQQPVPAKKAPAKAHTAAPVRRTTTTKKPVKAKAAAVVATETAPMDATALNAQGVVVDEATGLALGENMILVKGQCTVCHSSKLILQSHFDREKWVERIRWMQRTQKLWDLGETEKPILDYLVKNYGPIKTPFDGRRLPLETPKWHTR, from the coding sequence ATGAAACAGAAAGACATGTATAAAGAAACCGGGAATACCCGGCGGACGGCGAAGTTCCGCTGGCTACTGGCCAGTCTGTGCGTGTGGTTGCTCTGTGCCTGGATAGCCCAGCAGCCGGTTCCGGCGAAGAAAGCCCCGGCCAAAGCGCACACGGCGGCTCCGGTCCGCCGAACCACGACGACAAAAAAGCCCGTTAAAGCCAAAGCAGCCGCTGTGGTAGCCACCGAAACGGCCCCGATGGACGCGACGGCCCTTAATGCGCAGGGCGTGGTGGTCGATGAAGCAACGGGGCTAGCCCTGGGCGAGAACATGATTCTGGTGAAAGGCCAATGCACCGTCTGCCACAGCAGCAAGCTGATTCTGCAAAGTCATTTCGACCGCGAGAAGTGGGTCGAGCGGATTCGGTGGATGCAGCGCACCCAGAAACTCTGGGACCTGGGCGAGACAGAAAAGCCGATTCTGGATTATCTGGTCAAGAATTACGGTCCTATCAAAACGCCCTTCGACGGGCGTAGACTCCCGCTTGAGACGC